The following are encoded together in the Daucus carota subsp. sativus chromosome 5, DH1 v3.0, whole genome shotgun sequence genome:
- the LOC108222180 gene encoding probable sugar phosphate/phosphate translocator At3g14410 has translation MADRIKKEELKTYAYILLYIALSAGQIFFNKWVLSSKEINFPYPLGLTLLHMIFSSVLCFVLTKFSKILKVEEGMTTDIYVRSVIPIGATFAVTLWLGNSAYLYISVSFAQMLKAVMPVAVFILGVAAGLEVMSYRMLLVMSVISFGVLVASYGEIDINWIGVIYQMGGVVAEALRLIFMEILVKRKGRKLNPISIMYYVSPCSALCLFIPWLFLEKPKMDAQKSWSFQPFMLTLNSLCTFALNVSVFVVISHTSALTIRVAGVVKDWVVVLLSALLFADTKLTLINICGYAIAIAGVASYNNFKLKKEATRSSYDGNHRDEEYIPVVSGSTSDK, from the exons ATGGCAGATcgaataaaaaaagaagaacTCAAAACCTACGCctatattttgttatatatcgCTCTATCTGCTGGCCAGATCTTCTTCAACAAG TGGGTATTGTCATCGAAGGAAATAAACTTTCCGTATCCTCTTGGATTAACTCTATTACACATGATCTTCTCCTCTGTCTTATGTTTTGTACTCACCAAATTTTCCAAG ATATTGAAAGTTGAGGAAGGGATGACGACAGATAT ATATGTGAGATCAGTCATTCCAATTGGTGCGACGTTTGCAGTTACTCTTTGGCTTGGGAACAGTGCTTATCTCTACATATCTGTTTCATTTGCGCAGATGTTAAAAGCAGTTA TGCCAGTTGCTGTTTTCATTCTTGGAGTAGCTGCAGGTCTTGAAGTAATGAGCTACCGAATGCTTCTGGTGATGTCAGTGATAAGTTTTGGAGTTCTTGTAGCTTCTTATGGAGAAATAGATATAAACTGGATTGGGGTTATTTACCAGATGGGCGGTGTTGTGGCAGAAGCTTTGAGGCTTATATTCATGGAAATTCTAGTTAAGCGAAAGGGGCGCAAACTAAATCCCATATCTATTATGTACTATGTTAGTCCCTGCAG TGCTCTTTGCTTGTTCATCCCATGGTTATTTCTGGAGAAGCCAAAGATGGATGCTCAGAAATCATGGAGTTTTCAACCTTTCATGCTCACGCTTAACTCTCTTTGCACTTTTGCTCTAAATGTGTCAGTTTTCGTTGTGATCTCACATACAAGTGCTTTGACCATTCGTGTTGCTGGAGTTGTAAAGGACTGGGTGGTCGTATTATTATCAGCACTTCTTTTTGCGGACACAAAACTAACTCTCATTAATATTTGTGGTTATGCTATTG CCATTGCTGGTGTTGCTTCATATAACAATTTCAAGTTAAAAAAGGAAGCTACTCGAAGCAGCTATGATGGAAATCATCGAGATGAGGAGTATATCccagttgtttcaggctcaaccTCTGACAAATAG
- the LOC108223078 gene encoding leucine-rich repeat receptor-like serine/threonine-protein kinase At1g17230 yields the protein MAAHKCLQSLMFMHLLVLISWAFVPVESLNEETAILLEFKRSLVDSLNNLDSWNFSNLNHCNWMGVGCTDDYKVNYINLKGLRLSGNLSPSICKLPYLKTLNLSKNFFSGPIPSGLSYCQHLEVLDLCTNRFHGEIPASLCNITSLRQLFLCENFLYGGIPEEIGKLRFLQDIVIYNNNLTGVIPSSIGKLKWLRTIRAGQNSLSGVIPVEMAECENLQILGLAENRFDGTFPTELQKLKNLAVLFLWGNLFTGSIPPEVGNFTSLDMLALHENSFTGNLPKEIGNLTNLTRLYVYRNQLNGLIPRELGNLVNAYEIDLSENRFTGFIPKELGQIPNLYLLHLFENLLQGHIPWELTQLKQLQHLDLSINNLTGEIPLEFQNLTSLVNFQLFDNQLEGTIPSLIGANSNLSILDISMNNLVGSIPAQVCKSQSLTFLSLGSNKLSGNIPHGLKTCQSLKQLMLGDNQLTGSLPVEFSNLLDLFALELNQNRFSGEIPSEIGLLRNIMRLQLSDNYFVGRVPAEIGNLTQLVTFNISSNRLTGGIPHELGNCIKLQRLDLSKNRFTGTLPDSFGKLINLELLRLSDNQLNGRIPSTIGSLSRLTELQMGGNHFSGLIPVELGQLSTLQIALNISHNSLSGKIPDTLGNLQMLETLYLNDNQLIGEIPASIADLMSLLVCNLSNNNLNGTVPDTPVFQRMDSSNFNGNAELCGPGSYHCHAPSVLSVDSSSSKGKPSKEKIVSIVSLTVGLTTLIVTVGLCWAIKRRRPSFVSLEDQVKPNALDNYYFPKVGFKYQDLVDATANFSESAVIGKGASGTVYKAVMSDGEVIAVKKLKSPGEGASVDSSFLAEISTLGKIRHRNIVKLHGFCYHQDSNLLLYQYMSNGSLGEALRGSDNTCSLDWNARYKIALGAAEGLCYLHHDCKPLIIHRDIKSNNILLDEAFEAHVGDFGLAKLIDVSNSKSMTAVAGSYGYIAPEYAYTMKVTEKCDIYSFGVVLLELVTGKPPVQPLEQGGNLVTWVKRATHGRVSDIFDVRLDLSSSRTIKEMTLILKIALFCTSTSPVNRPTMREVIAMMLNVREAASNTPSSPTSETPLDEDESDRGSMEL from the exons ATGGCAGCCCACAAGTGCCTTCAATCCCTAATGTTTATGCACTTGTTGGTTCTGATTTCTTGGGCATTTGTACCGGTTGAGTCTTTGAATGAAGAGACAGCTATTCTTTTGGAGTTCAAGAGATCTCTTGTTGATTCCCTCAATAATCTTGATAGCTGGAACTTTTCGAATTTGAATCATTGCAATTGGATGGGGGTGGGGTGTACTGATGATTATAAGGTAAACTACATCAATCTCAAAGGTCTTCGATTGTCTGGTAATTTATCTCCAAGCATATGTAAGCTTCCTTACTTGAAGACATTGAATTTGTCTAAGAATTTTTTTTCCGGTCCCATTCCTAGTGGTTTATCTTATTGCCAGCATTTAGAGGTTTTAGACCTTTGCACAAATAGGTTCCATGGTGAGATTCCAGCCTCACTATGCAATATTACCTCTCTTAGACAGCTTTTCCTTTGTGAGAATTTTCTATATGGTGGGATTCCGGAAGAGATTGGAAAGTTACGTTTTCTTCAAGATATTgtgatttataataataatctcACTGGGGTAATTCCCTCGTCTATTGGAAAATTAAAATGGCTGAGGACAATCAGGGCGGGTCAGAATTCTTTATCGGGTGTCATACCCGTTGAGATGGCTGAATGTGAAAATTTACAGATTCTTGGGCTGGCAGAGAACAGATTTGATGGAACGTTTCCTACAGAGCTCCAAAAGCTTAAGAATCTGGCCGTTTTGTTTCTTTGGGGTAATCTTTTTACTGGCAGTATTCCTCCTGAGGTTGGTAACTTTACTAGTTTGGATATGCTTGCTTTACATGAAAATTCATTCACTGGAAATCTTCCCAAAGAAATTGGAAACTTAACCAATTTGACCCGGTTGTACGTTTACAGAAACCAGTTGAATGGTTTGATCCCGCGAGAACTAGGGAATCTTGTAAACGCATATGAGATAGATCTTTCTGAGAATAGGTTTACTGGATTTATACCAAAAGAGCTGGGCCAGATTCCAAATCTGTATTTGCTGCATCTTTTTGAAAACCTTCTGCAGGGACATATTCCTTGGGAGCTTACACAGTTGAAACAACTTCAGCATTTAGATCTTTCAATAAATAATCTGACTGGTGAAATCCCCTTGGAGTTTCAGAACCTCACATCACTGGTAAATTTTCAGCTTTTTGATAATCAGCTTGAGGGTACCATTCCCTCCTTGATTGGGGCAAATAGCAACCTCTCTATTCTTGATATATCCATGAATAATCTTGTAGGCAGCATACCAGCACAAGTTTGCAAGTCTCAGAGTTTGACTTTCTTAAGCCTTGGGTCAAATAAATTGTCTGGAAATATCCCCCATGGTTTAAAAACTTGTCAGTCTCTTAAACAGTTAATGTTGGGAGATAATCAGCTTACAGGAAGCCTCCCTGTTGAATTTTCCAATCTTCTTGACCTCTTTGCTCTTGAACTAAACCAAAATCGATTTTCAGGGGAAATACCTTCAGAGATCGGGCTACTGAGGAATATCATGAGACTTCAATTGTCAGATAATTATTTTGTTGGGCGTGTTCCAGCAGAGATTGGAAACTTGACGCAGCTCGTAACGTTCAATATCTCATCTAATAGACTGACTGGAGGTATACCTCACGAGTTGGGAAATTGCATAAAGCTTCAACGTCTAGATCTTAGCAAAAATAGGTTCACTGGCACTCTTCCAGACAGTTTTGGCAAGCTGATAAATTTGGAACTGCTTAGGCTATCAGATAACCAATTGAATGGCAGAATACCAAGTACTATCGGGAGTCTATCGCGGCTTACTGAACTGCAGATGGGTGGTAACCATTTTTCTGGTCTTATACCTGTGGAACTGGGTCAACTTTCGACTCTTCAGATTGCCCTCAACATCAGTCATAATTCTCTCTCTGGAAAAATTCCAGATACCCTGGGGAACTTGCAGATGCTGGAAACTCTATACTTGAATGACAATCAGCTAATTGGTGAAATTCCAGCTTCTATTGCTGATTTGATGAGCCTCCTGGTCTGCAACCTATCTAACAATAACCTCAATGGTACAGTTCCAGACACTCCAGTTTTCCAAAGGATGGACTCTAGTAATTTCAATGGAAATGCTGAGTTATGCGGACCAGGTTCTTACCACTGCCATGCACCTTCAGTCTTGTCAGTGGATTCAAGCTCGTCTAAAGGCAAACCTTCTAAGGAAAAAATTGTAAGCATTGTCTCTTTAACAGTTGGCTTGACCACTTTAATTGTCACAGTTGGCTTATGTTGGGCTATAAAACGCCGAAGACCCTCTTTTGTTTCCCTTGAAGACCAAGTGAAGCCTAATGCTCTTGATAATTATTACTTCCCAAAAGTTGGATTCAAATATCAGGATCTTGTTGATGCCACTGCCAATTTTTCAGAAAGTGCAGTAATAGGCAAGGGAGCTTCTGGTACCGTCTACAAGGCTGTCATGTCTGATGGTGAGGTGATTGCTGTCAAAAAGTTGAAAAGCCCTGGTGAAGGAGCTAGCGTTGACAGCAGCTTTCTTGCTGAGATATCAACTCTTGGAAAAATTAGGCACCGAAATATTGTGAAGCTCCATGGATTCTGCTATCATCAGGACTCCAATCTTTTGTTGTACCAATACATGTCAAATGGGAGTCTAGGAGAAGCACTTCGTGGGAGCGATAACACCTGTTCACTGGACTGGAATGCTAGATACAAAATCGCGCTTGGTGCAGCAGAGGGATTATGCTACCTCCATCATGATTGTAAACCCCTGATCATTCACCGGGATATCAAATCAAACAACATTTTACTGGATGAGGCGTTTGAGGCTCACGTTGGGGATTTTGGCTTGGCAAAGTTAATTGATGTCTCTAATTCCAAATCTATGACAGCTGTTGCTGGTTCATATGGCTATATTGCCCCAG AGTACGCATACACAATGAAAGTGACAGAGAAATGTGATATCTACAGTTTCGGGGTAGTTCTATTGGAACTTGTTACTGGGAAGCCTCCAGTACAACCCTTGGAACAAGGAGGAAACCTTGTAACTTGGGTCAAAAGAGCAACCCATGGCAGGGTTTCTGATATTTTTGATGTGCGGCTCGATCTGAGTTCT